A region from the Mercenaria mercenaria strain notata chromosome 7, MADL_Memer_1, whole genome shotgun sequence genome encodes:
- the LOC123554095 gene encoding uncharacterized protein LOC123554095, giving the protein MFYSLLFVAVFAASSNAFSIHMGNIEEKLRRLNPTLMMMEQLFNLQDETQCIERLFCLMETEVAEDTKNPLKHYSRYLTNFYNDIEPLAFEKVKALLAKYPHISKAIDAIALGQATGSSDSCNKKFEECPNEQSELVTFAKMMGDNVMSKHIPTLLGKNKRGDPVCTGSGVTCGLVGGGCAICTVATEGACGILCGPEVAAACAGAGLGCAVGR; this is encoded by the coding sequence ATGTTCTACAGTCTTCTGTTTGTCGCAGTATTTGCTGCATCTTCTAATGCATTCTCCATCCATATGGGAAATATCGAGGAGAAGCTCCGACGTCTGAACCCGACACTCATGATGATGGAACAACTTTTCAACCTACAAGACGAAACCCAGTGCATTGAGAGGTTGTTCTGTCTGATGGAAACCGAGGTGGCTGAAGACACAAAGAACCCTCTGAAGCATTACTCCAGATATTTGACAAATTTCTACAATGATATCGAACCATTGGCATTTGAAAAGGTCAAGGCACTCCTCGCCAAATATCCTCACATTTCAAAGGCCATCGATGCGATTGCTCTTGGTCAAGCCACTGGTAGCAGTGACTCGTGCAACAAGAAATTTGAAGAGTGCCCAAACGAACAGAGCGAGCTCGTCACGTTTGCGAAGATGATGGGAGACAATGTTATGAGTAAGCACATCCCAACATTGTTAGGCAAAAACAAACGCGGGGATCCAGTCTGCACGGGTTCTGGAGTTACTTGCGGTTTGGTTGGAGGTGGTTGTGCCATTTGCACCGTTGCAACCGAAGGAGCATGCGGAATTCTATGCGGACCGGAAGTCGCCGCTGCCTGCGCTGGGGCTGGTCTCGGATGTGCAGTTGGTAGATAA